Proteins found in one Nostoc sp. NIES-3756 genomic segment:
- a CDS encoding tRNA (cytidine(34)-2'-O)-methyltransferase, which translates to MPQVVLVNPQIPPNTGNIARTCAATGTELHLVGPLGFEISDRYLKRAGLDYWPYVKLHYHKTIEAFKNVHQERGGRLLGFSVRGSSNYIQFQFQPDDWLLFGSETTGLPANVLSACDTILHIPMAEPGVRSLNLSVSVAIGLFEARRQLGYLL; encoded by the coding sequence ATGCCTCAGGTAGTTTTAGTTAATCCGCAAATACCCCCCAATACTGGCAATATCGCACGTACTTGTGCTGCTACAGGTACAGAGTTACACTTAGTAGGGCCATTGGGATTTGAAATTAGCGATCGCTACCTTAAAAGAGCAGGTTTAGATTACTGGCCTTACGTCAAACTGCATTATCACAAAACTATAGAAGCCTTTAAAAATGTACATCAAGAGCGTGGTGGCAGATTATTAGGTTTTTCGGTTAGGGGTAGTTCTAATTACATTCAATTTCAATTTCAACCGGATGATTGGTTGTTGTTCGGTAGTGAAACCACAGGTTTACCTGCTAATGTTCTATCTGCTTGCGACACTATCCTACACATTCCTATGGCTGAACCTGGTGTTCGTAGCTTAAATCTTTCGGTAAGTGTGGCAATTGGCTTGTTTGAAGCACGTCGTCAGCTAGGTTATCTGCTGTAA
- a CDS encoding peptidoglycan DD-metalloendopeptidase family protein produces the protein MLNNTPSSDDAPAEQLNVVNNQANRRARRQAAMIGLAISMGATSLLVPRQSDQAQAAAPVGSQKAASSVPTTSDTEAKAATKLGTPIVLSASAPENPVILEPTAVSQLPGLEAKLQVLASGRSVQLPTSENNTQNVAAPNAAINQQSQLSQGEQTSKLEQPTSTQINSVNGAAAEENTLLTIQAANNTAANDEINAQLKAQQEFALNRLQEKSNRLRKSLAELRSEGLKDLSKTTIGSTQPTVLANQLPPLTISGTVIEQQFTVANSSQDNLATTIKQPQPINIPVQPLTGTAPSAPNTYEVKPGDTLAAIASRYNTTVAELVKANNLSNPNQLKISQQLIIPGARVNTNTIAQAPVIISSNRVQYASTPVEANIPVKNTRVNPSLPVAQPPVIADNTSIPIAVPTPGIVETQQAQVDTIVPQTETNTVTADTQGVGGNTPIPKAFIEIQQPQKQTNRVARARGDRLRSLQAEIQRLQAKYRDQQSGNPSTLAAENNETAVPIPVTSPSNFAVTRPVSRQQESAVQIPVPTPLSPNYSNEPIKPQFRATLPVNEPLNPEFLPNQGVGNVTPTRNSSPRRVTTPPTRINASESLGRMRGTTVTPSLPPLAAVDQHLPQVIDDNVPPPSNSSVAYIWPAKGVLTSGYGWRWGRMHRGIDIAAPVGTPIYASADGVVEQARFNKGGYGLLVDIRHPDGSMTRYGHNSKLFVQKGQQVRQGQHIANMGNTGFSTGPHSHFEIHASGKGAINPIAMLPSNRI, from the coding sequence GTGTTGAACAATACCCCTAGCAGCGATGATGCCCCAGCAGAGCAGTTAAATGTAGTAAACAATCAAGCTAATCGCCGGGCGCGTAGACAAGCGGCAATGATTGGCCTAGCAATCTCTATGGGAGCAACCAGCCTTTTGGTGCCTCGACAAAGCGATCAAGCCCAAGCGGCTGCGCCTGTAGGTAGTCAAAAGGCAGCCTCAAGTGTTCCTACAACTTCTGATACTGAAGCAAAAGCTGCTACAAAATTAGGAACTCCAATAGTCCTATCCGCCAGCGCCCCGGAGAATCCTGTAATATTGGAACCGACAGCCGTGTCACAGTTGCCTGGACTTGAAGCTAAATTGCAAGTTTTGGCAAGCGGAAGGTCTGTCCAACTTCCTACTTCAGAGAATAATACTCAAAACGTTGCCGCGCCCAATGCTGCCATCAACCAGCAATCTCAACTGTCACAAGGTGAGCAAACAAGTAAGTTAGAACAGCCAACATCCACACAAATTAACAGTGTCAACGGTGCGGCGGCTGAAGAAAACACATTATTAACAATACAAGCAGCAAATAATACAGCTGCTAATGATGAAATTAATGCCCAACTTAAAGCGCAGCAAGAATTTGCGCTGAATCGTTTACAAGAAAAATCGAACCGTTTAAGAAAAAGTCTGGCGGAGTTGCGGTCTGAGGGGTTAAAAGATTTATCAAAAACTACTATTGGATCAACACAGCCAACAGTTTTAGCGAATCAACTGCCACCATTGACTATCAGTGGTACAGTCATTGAACAGCAGTTTACAGTTGCCAATAGCAGTCAAGATAATCTGGCAACCACAATAAAACAGCCACAGCCGATTAACATCCCAGTACAACCACTAACAGGAACTGCACCATCTGCACCGAACACTTATGAAGTTAAGCCGGGAGATACTCTAGCGGCGATCGCTAGCAGATACAATACCACGGTTGCAGAACTGGTAAAAGCCAATAATCTTAGCAATCCCAATCAGCTAAAAATTAGTCAACAACTAATTATCCCTGGCGCAAGAGTCAACACTAACACTATTGCTCAAGCACCAGTAATTATTAGCTCTAATCGTGTACAGTACGCTAGTACTCCAGTAGAAGCTAACATTCCTGTCAAAAATACTAGAGTCAATCCTAGTTTACCAGTTGCCCAGCCTCCAGTTATAGCTGATAACACCAGTATTCCTATTGCTGTACCAACACCAGGAATTGTTGAAACCCAACAAGCACAAGTTGATACCATTGTTCCTCAAACAGAAACAAATACTGTAACTGCGGATACTCAAGGTGTAGGTGGTAATACTCCCATACCTAAAGCTTTTATTGAAATACAGCAACCTCAGAAACAAACTAACAGGGTAGCTAGAGCCAGAGGCGATCGCCTACGGAGCTTACAAGCCGAGATTCAAAGGTTACAGGCAAAATATCGCGATCAACAGTCTGGGAATCCATCAACACTAGCAGCAGAAAACAACGAAACTGCTGTTCCGATCCCCGTAACTAGCCCAAGTAATTTTGCAGTTACTAGACCAGTTTCTAGACAGCAAGAAAGCGCTGTACAAATTCCTGTTCCTACTCCGTTATCACCAAACTACAGTAACGAACCCATTAAGCCGCAATTCCGGGCTACCTTGCCTGTTAACGAGCCGTTAAATCCAGAATTTCTCCCCAATCAAGGGGTAGGTAATGTTACCCCCACCCGTAATTCTTCCCCTAGAAGGGTGACTACACCTCCTACTCGGATTAACGCTTCTGAGTCTTTGGGCAGAATGCGCGGAACTACCGTAACTCCAAGCTTGCCACCTTTGGCGGCTGTAGATCAGCACTTACCACAAGTAATTGATGATAACGTACCTCCACCATCCAACTCTTCAGTAGCATACATTTGGCCAGCAAAAGGTGTACTCACTTCTGGCTACGGTTGGCGCTGGGGTAGAATGCACAGAGGTATTGATATTGCTGCGCCTGTTGGTACACCAATATATGCCTCCGCCGATGGCGTTGTTGAGCAAGCGCGCTTTAACAAAGGTGGTTATGGTCTTCTGGTTGATATTCGTCATCCTGACGGTAGCATGACCCGCTATGGTCACAATAGCAAGCTGTTCGTACAAAAAGGTCAACAAGTGCGCCAAGGACAGCACATCGCTAACATGGGTAACACTGGCTTCAGCACAGGGCCTCACAGCCACTTTGAAATTCATGCTTCTGGTAAGGGTGCGATTAATCCCATAGCAATGCTACCAAGCAACCGCATATAA
- a CDS encoding NAD(P)H-quinone oxidoreductase subunit H codes for MARIETRTEPMVLNMGPHHPSMHGVLRLIVTLDGEDVVDCEPVIGYLHRGMEKIAENRTTIMYVPYVSRWDYAAGMFNEAVTVNAPEKLAGIAVPKRASYIRVIMLELNRIANHLLWFGPFLADVGAQTPFFYQFREREMIYDLWEAATGYRMVNNNYFRVGGVAADLPYGWVDKCLEFCDYFLPVVDEYEKLVTNNPIFRRRIEGIGTISREEAINWGLSGPMLRASGVKWDLRKVDHYECYDDFDWDVQWETAGDCLARYMVRMREMRESVKIIKQAIKGLPGGPYENLEAKRLAAGKKSEWDAFDYQYIGKKVAPTFKMPKGEVYARVESGKGELGIYLVGDDNVFPWRWKIRPADFNNLQILPHLLRGMKVADIVVILGSIDVIMGSVDR; via the coding sequence ATGGCAAGAATAGAAACCCGCACTGAACCAATGGTGCTAAATATGGGGCCACACCATCCCTCAATGCACGGGGTTCTGCGGCTAATTGTCACACTGGATGGTGAAGATGTTGTTGATTGTGAACCAGTAATCGGCTATCTCCACCGAGGAATGGAGAAAATCGCCGAAAACCGTACCACTATCATGTACGTCCCCTACGTTAGCCGATGGGACTACGCAGCAGGTATGTTTAATGAAGCTGTTACCGTCAACGCACCAGAAAAGCTGGCTGGTATTGCTGTTCCTAAGCGCGCTAGCTACATCCGCGTCATCATGCTGGAATTGAACCGCATCGCTAACCATCTTCTGTGGTTTGGCCCGTTCTTGGCTGACGTAGGCGCACAAACTCCTTTCTTCTACCAGTTCAGAGAACGGGAGATGATTTACGACCTGTGGGAAGCCGCCACAGGCTACCGCATGGTAAATAACAACTACTTCCGCGTTGGTGGGGTAGCTGCCGATTTGCCATACGGTTGGGTAGATAAGTGTCTAGAATTTTGCGACTACTTCTTACCTGTAGTTGATGAATACGAAAAGTTAGTTACCAATAACCCCATTTTCCGCCGCCGGATTGAAGGTATTGGCACAATTAGCAGAGAAGAAGCTATTAACTGGGGACTTTCTGGCCCAATGTTGCGTGCTTCTGGTGTGAAATGGGACTTACGGAAAGTTGACCACTACGAATGTTATGACGATTTCGACTGGGACGTACAGTGGGAAACAGCCGGTGATTGTTTAGCCCGTTACATGGTAAGAATGCGGGAAATGCGCGAATCTGTGAAGATTATCAAGCAAGCAATCAAAGGATTACCTGGTGGCCCTTACGAGAACCTCGAAGCCAAGCGTTTAGCAGCTGGTAAGAAATCAGAATGGGATGCTTTTGATTACCAATACATTGGTAAGAAAGTTGCTCCTACCTTCAAAATGCCCAAAGGTGAAGTTTACGCCCGTGTGGAAAGCGGCAAAGGTGAACTAGGTATTTATTTAGTGGGTGATGATAACGTCTTCCCCTGGCGCTGGAAAATTCGTCCAGCAGATTTCAACAACCTGCAAATTCTCCCCCATTTACTGCGGGGTATGAAAGTTGCCGATATTGTCGTCATTCTCGGCAGTATTGACGTGATTATGGGATCTGTGGACAGATAG
- the rsmH gene encoding 16S rRNA (cytosine(1402)-N(4))-methyltransferase RsmH: MTNPPAALEETIFSHLPVLPQEVIAGLVVRPGGHYLDATVGGGGHSRLILQAAPDVKLTAVDQDEDALAAARKELAEFGERVKFVRSNFATYEFPAASFDGVLADLGVSSYHLDTPERGFSFRHTASLDMRMDQRQSLTAADVINDWDETELANIFFHYGEERLSRRIARRIVEKRPFSTTTELAEAIASSVPPKYRYGRIHPATRVFQALRIVVNDELKSLETFLEKAPQALVPGGRIVIISFHSLEDRLVKHGLRNSPILKVLTKKPIIATAAEIANNPRSRSAKLRIAQRKEEAS, translated from the coding sequence ATGACTAATCCACCAGCAGCGCTTGAAGAAACTATTTTTTCCCACCTACCTGTATTACCTCAAGAAGTGATTGCAGGTCTTGTAGTGCGTCCAGGTGGGCATTATTTAGATGCAACGGTTGGGGGTGGTGGTCACAGTCGTTTGATTTTACAGGCTGCACCAGATGTCAAGCTAACGGCTGTTGACCAAGATGAAGATGCTTTAGCAGCTGCAAGGAAGGAGTTAGCAGAATTTGGGGAACGGGTAAAATTTGTCCGTAGTAATTTTGCCACTTATGAGTTCCCAGCCGCTAGTTTTGATGGTGTACTGGCTGATTTGGGTGTAAGTTCCTATCATTTGGATACACCAGAACGGGGTTTTAGCTTTCGCCACACAGCCAGCCTCGATATGCGGATGGATCAAAGACAATCCCTGACAGCCGCCGATGTGATTAATGATTGGGATGAAACCGAATTAGCGAATATTTTCTTTCATTATGGTGAAGAAAGGCTATCACGACGCATTGCTAGACGTATCGTCGAAAAACGCCCTTTCTCTACAACAACAGAATTAGCTGAGGCGATCGCATCTTCTGTCCCCCCCAAATACCGTTATGGCAGGATTCATCCAGCTACCCGTGTCTTCCAAGCTTTACGCATCGTCGTCAACGATGAGTTAAAGTCTCTAGAAACTTTTTTAGAAAAAGCCCCACAAGCCCTTGTCCCTGGTGGCAGAATTGTCATTATCAGTTTTCACAGCCTTGAAGACCGTCTAGTTAAACACGGATTAAGAAATTCGCCAATATTAAAGGTGTTAACCAAAAAACCTATCATCGCCACCGCAGCCGAGATTGCCAACAATCCGCGATCGCGTTCTGCCAAACTCAGAATAGCACAGAGAAAGGAAGAAGCATCTTAA